GACGGCCTCCTCCACCCGCTTGCCGTACTCCGGGTCGGCGGCGTGGAAGTGGGCCAGGTTCTTCTCGATCACGTCGTCGCGGGAGACCTGGGAGAGGCCGCCGGCGATGTTCGCGACGAGGCGGGACTTCTCCTCCTCGGACATCAGCCGGTACAACTCGCCCGCCTGGAAGAAGTCGTCGTCCTTGGTGTGCAGCGGGGCCTCGTGCGTGCCCGTGTGGCCGTTCACCGCCAGCGGGGCCGACAGCGGGCGGCCGGTCTGAGCCGGGCCGTCGTACGAGTTGGGCTCGTAGTTCTTGGCGTGGCGGCCCTGGGAGTTGGACGCCATGAAGCCGTCGCGGCCGTAGTTGCTGGCGACCGTCGCCTTCGGGGCGTTCACGGCGAGCTGGGTGTGGTTGACGCCCAGGCGGTAGCGGTGGGCGTCCGCGTAGGCGAACAGACGGCCCTGGAGCATCTTGTCGGGGGAGGGGCCGATGCCCGGAACGAAGTTGTTCGGGGAGAACGCGGCCTGCTCGACCTCGGCGAAGACGTTGTCCGGGTTGCGGTCCAGCACGAGCCGGCCCACGCGCTGGAGCGGGTAGTCCTTGTGCGGCCAGACCTTGGTCAGGTCGAAGGGGTTGAAGCGGTAGTCCGCCGCCTCGGCCGCCGGCATGACCTGGACGTGCAGGGTCCACGACGGGTTGACGCCCCGCTCGATCGCCTGGAGCAGGTCCGTCTGGTGGGAGTTGGGGTCCTTGCCCGCGATCTCCGCGGCCTGCTCGCTGCTGAGGCAGCGGATGCCCTGGTTGGTCTTGAAGTGGTACTTGACGAAGAAGACCTCGCCGTCGGCGTTCGTCCACTGGTAGGTGTGCGAGCCGTAGCCGTTCATGTGGCGGTACGACGCCGGGATGCCGCGGTCGCCCATCAGCCAGGTCACCTGGTGCGTGGCCTCGGGGGCGTGCGCCCAGAAGTCCCAGACGTTGTCCGGCTCCTGGCGGCCGGTGAACGGGTCGCGCTTCTGCGAGTGGATGAAGTCGGGGAACTTGATCGGGTCCTTGATGAAGAAGACCGGGGTGTTGTTGCCGACGAGGTCGTAATTGCCCTCTGCCGTATAGAACTTGACAGCGAAACCGCGCGGGTCGCGGACCGCGTCCGCACCGCCCAGGTTGTCGGCGACGGTCGAGAAGCGCAGGAAGACCTCGGTGCGCTTGCCGACCGTGTTCAGGAAGTCGGCGTGGGTGAAGCCGGTGACGTCGTCGGTCACCTCGAAGTAGCCGTACGCGCCGGAGCCGCGGGCGTGCACCACGCGCTCCGGGATCCGCTCCCGGTTGAAGCGCGCCAGCTTCTCCAGGAGGTGCTGGTCCTGGAGCAGGAGCGGGCCGCCGATGCCGGCGGAGGCGGAATTCTGGTTGTCTGCGACCGGGGCGCCGGACTCCGTAGTGAGTGTGCGAGCGGTGAGCACGCGCTTCGACATCGTGGACCTTCCGTGCGGGTGTCAGCGGGAAGTTTCGGAAAAGAACTTCCGCTTTGTGGAGCCTAGGAGTGGGGTGTCTGGACGTCAACAGTTTGTTGAAGTTGGTTCCGGGCCGCGGCGGCGCCTGGGCGCGACAGGACAGTTGTCAGCGCCGCCGCGGCCCGGAAGTCTCTGGGGTGCTCGTCAGAGCTGGGCGCCGGAGAGGCGCTCGACCGCGCGCAGCAGCGCGCTGTGGTCCAGGTCGCCGTCGCCCTGCGCACGCAGGGACGCGACCAGCTGGGCGACCACCGCGCCGACGGGCAGGGCCGCGCCCACGTTGCGGGCGGCGTCCGTCACGATGCCCATGTCCTTGTGGTGCAGGTCGATCCGGAAGCCCGGCTTGAAGTCCCGGTTCAGGAAGTTGTCCTTCTTGCGGGTCAGCACGGTGGAGCCGGCCAGCCCGCCGTTCAGGACGTCCAGCGCGGCCGTCAGGTCCACGCCCGACTTCTCCAGGAAGACCACGGCCTCGGCGCACGCCTGGATGTTCACGGCGACGATCAGCTGGTTCGCGGCCTTCACGGTCTGACCCGAGCCGTGCGGACCGCACAGCACGATGGTCTTGCCCAGCGTCTCGAAGATCGGCTTCGCGGTGTCGAAGTCGGCCTGCTCACCGCCGACCATGATCGACAGTACGGCCTCGATCGCGCCGGCCTCACCGCCGGACACGGGCGCGTCCAGGACGCGGATGCCCTTGTCCTTGGCGGCCTTCGCCAGGTCGACCGAGGTCTGCGGGGTGATCGAGGACATGTCGATCAGGAGCGCGCCGGACTTCGAGTTCTCCAGGATGCCGTCCGGGCCGTACGCGATGGCCTCGACCTGCGGAGAGGCGGGCACCATCGTGACGACCACGTCGGCGTCCCGCACGGCCTCGGCGATCGAACCGGCGGCGGTGCCACCGGCGGCGGCGAGCCGGTCCAGCTTGTCCTGCTCCAGGGTGAAGCCGGTGACGTCGTAACCCGCCTTGATCAGGTTCTCGGACATCGGGGAGCCCATGATGCCGAGGCCGATCCAGGCGATCTTGGGGAGTGTGCTCATTGGGGGTGCCTCTCTAACTGCGGCAATGCGTCTGCGAATTGGCGGGTGTCGGCAAAATCAGCCCGTTGGGGGTGCCCCTCTGGGGGAGTTTGAGGACGAGGCCCGTTCAGGGCCGAAGCGGGGGTCTGGGGGCGGCAGCCCCCGGTGACGGCCACCTCAGCGGGCGGCGCGCTGTTCCACCGGCAGCCAGCCGAAGGCTTCCGCGCTCGGGCGGTCGCCCGGCTTGTACTCGAGGCCGACCCAGCCGTCGTAACCCGCCTTCTTCAGCTGGTCGAGGAGATCTTCCAGGGGCAGCGAGCCCGTGCCCGGGGCGCCGCGGCCCGGGTTGTCGGCGATCTGCACGTGGCCGGTCCTGGCGGCGAACTGCTCGATCACCTGCGGCAGGTCCTCGCCGTTCATGGACAGGTGGTAGAGGTCCATGAGGAAGCGCGCGTTGCCGAGCCCCGTCGCATCGTTGACCTTGTCGACGGTGCCGACGGCGGCGGGGGCGCTCACCAGCGGGTACAGCGGCGACTCGGGCTGGTTCAGGGCCTCGATCAGCAGGATCGCGCCGATCCGGTCGGCCGCCCGCGCCGCGAGGACGAGGTTCTCCAACGCCAGCGCGTCCTGCTCGGCCGGGTCCACGCCGTCGACGCGGTTGCCGTACAGGGCGTTGAGCGCCTTGCAGCCCAGGGACTGCGCGAAGTTGGCCGCCACGTCGATGTTGGCGCGGAACTTCTCCGACTCCTCGCCGGGGATCGACAGGGCCCCGCGGTCCGGGCCCGGCAGCTGACCGGCGTAGAAGTTCAGACCCGTGAGCTGGACGCCCGCGTCCTCGATGGCCCTCTTGAGGGCGTCGAGCTCGGACTGCTCGGGGATGGGGGAGTCGACCCAGGGCCACCACAGCTCGACCGCGGTGAAGCCTGCCGCGGCGGCAGCCGCGGGGCGCTCCAGGAGCGGGAGTTCCGTGAAGAGGATCGACAGGTTGACGTTGAAGCGCTGCTCTGCAAATCCCATCGGGGCCGGCGCTCCCTTCCGTTGCGATCGATCGAGATTCCGTATTATGGAAGTTCGTTTCTGCTTAATGGAAGACTGCCTGTGGCCTGCGGCGGCTGTCAAGAGCGACCGACAAAAAAGCGCCCCCGCGCGGGTACGCGGGGGCGCTTGCGGAACGGGGCGGCTCAGAGTGCGTCGACGGCGCTCACCTTCCACCCCTCTGACGTGCGGGTCATCGTCATCCGCACCCGGTTCAGATCCATGCGGGCTCCGGTGACCTGGGTGCTCTCGGTGACCTGGTTGACGAAGAGCAGGACCACGGCCTCGTCCGCCGAGGCCGACACCACGGAGGCCGCGGGCGTTCCCCCGTCGGCGGGCTCCGCGATCGTCGCCTTCACCACCCCGTCGTACTTCTTCGCCGTCGGCCCGACCACGGTCTGTGTGGTCTTCCGGTACTCGTCCCGGAACTTCCCGGTCAGCCGGTCGCCCGCCGCGGCGAAGTCCCGGTCCAGATGCCGGTGGTCGTACGACAGCACGACCGGCGCCGCCTTCCGCGCGGCATCGAGCGCCTGCACGCGCGCCTGCTCGGCCTGCTCACCCGCCCGGTACCGCTGTCCGAGTACGGCGACGGCGACCAGGCCCGCCAGGAGCAGCACGGCCACGAGCACGGTGAGCAGTCCTCTCCGGGAACGCCGCACACCGGATCCGGAGTCGCCCTCCGCGAAGTCCTCCGGCAACGGCTCCGGCGGGTCGTCCCAGCCGTCCGGGGGCTCGATGACCACGGTGCGCCCGACGAGCGGAGGCGCCTCGGCCGCTGCGGTCGCCGGGCCGGCGTCGTGGTGGCCGCGTTCCGCGCGCCTGGCCGCGGCGCGGGCCGCCGCCGTCATCGTGTGCCGGGTCGGGGAACCGGCGCCGCGGCCTCGGGTGGTCGGTTTCGCCACGGTCTTACTCCTCACTCGGTGATACGGCGGTGGTCAGCCCACGAACTCGACGTCGGAGGTCAGCCAGCGGCCGTCCTCGTGGACGAGGTCGAGTTGCAGCCGGTACGTGCGAGCCTCCCCCTTGGGCACGGCGGTGTTGGTCACCTTGCTGTCGGCGACCACGAGCACACGAGCCGTGCGCTCGTCGGAGCGGACGATGCCCGCGTCGAGGACCTGGCCCTCGGACACGGACTTGTTCCGCGCGACAAGCTCGGTCAGCTCCTCGGTCTGCGCGGCGAACTCCTTCTTGAAGTCGCCGGTGGCGCCCTTGAGCACATTGCCGCTGTCCCGGTCGTAGCGCCGGTAGTCGAGGGAGGTGAAGTTGAGCGCCGACTGCCGGGCCGCCGCCAGGATGTCCTGCCGGCGCTGCTCCGCCTGGCGCTGGTCGTAGAGCCGGCTGCTCAGCCAGAGCGCGGTCGCGGTGGTGAGGACGGTCGCCACGACGAGCCCCACGGACAGGGCTCTGGAGCGTCCGGCTCGGGTGGTCAGGCTCCGGGTCGCATGGAACACGAGCCCGCTCATGCCATCGGTCCGACGAGCAGCCATTGCCACGACTCCTTTCCGAAGACGGTCTGCTGGCCGCCCGTCGAGCCGATCTCGACGGGCGTTCCGTCCGGGCCGGTGAGAGTGCCGGTCTCCGGGTCGTACGGCGTGACGTACGCCGCCTGGTCGGCCCCGCCGCGCGCTGACGCGCCGGGGGCGTTCTGCGCGCCGCGCACCGAGGTGGCGCTGCCGCGTGGGGCCGTGCAGCGCGCGTCGGTGTTCGCCTCGCGGGTGCTGGTGTCCGCCGGGTTGCGCCGGGCGGTGCCGTAGCCCTGGGTGCAGGGCGGCGGGTCGTCGGCGTTCACCACCAGGCCGAAGTGGGTGGTGCCGTCACCGGGGACGACGGTGTGGCTGCCCGCGACCACCACCGGGAAGGTGACCAGGGCCTGCTCCACGCCGGGCAGCCGCGCGAGCGTGACCTGCCCCCCGCTGATCAGGTTGGCCAGCAGCACCGACAGCCGCGGCTCGACCGACTTCAGCAGCGAGTTGAGCTCGACCGCCGCCGGTGTCGCGTTGCCGATGAGCTTGCGCAGGTCCCCGTCGCTCGACTTCAACTCCGCGGTGAGCAGGGCGAGATCGTGTGAGAACGCCTTGATGGACGAGCCCTGGTCGGCCTGCGTCTTGAGCACCTTCCGGGAGTCCTCGATCAGCGAGATCGTCTCGGGCAGCGACTCGGACGCCGACTCGACGAGCGCGTTGCCCGAGTCGACCAGCCTGCTCAGATGCGGGCCGGTGCCGGAGAATGCCTTGCCCAGCTCGTCGACGGTGACGCGCAGATCGTCCTTGCCTACCGAGTTGACCAGCCGGTCGAGGCTGAGCACCAGGTCCGTCGTGGGCAGCGGTACGCGCGTGCGGTCGCGGGGGATCGTGCTGCCCTGCAGCAGGTACGGCCCACCGGCCGCGCGTGGCTGGAGGTCGACGTACTGCTCGCCCACCGCCGAACGGTTCGCCACCACGGCGAGCGTGTCCGCCGGGATGCGTGGCGCCCCGTCCTCGATGTCGAGGGAGACCGAGACCCCGCTCGCGCCGGTCAGCTTCAGCGCGCCGACCCGGCCCACCGGCACCCCGCGGTAGGTGACCTCGGCGCCCTTGAAGATGCCCCCGGAGTCAGGGAAGTCGGCCCGCACGGTGTAGCCGCGGCCGAGGAGGCTGTCCACGAGGCCCGTGTACTCGGCGCCGACGTAGGACACGCCGACGGCGGTGACGGTGGCGAAGGCGAGCAGTTGGGCCTTGACCGTACGTGTGATCACGGCTGTATCCCCTTCAGCATCAGCTCCGCGAGCGCAAGGTCGATCCCCGGCGGCAGATCCCGGGCGGTGCCGGTGCCGTAGGCGGCGGTGCACACCGGTGGGCAGAGCGGGCCGCCGTCGGACGGCGCGGAAGGAGCC
This genomic window from Streptomyces sp. DG2A-72 contains:
- a CDS encoding 2-hydroxy-3-oxopropionate reductase: MSTLPKIAWIGLGIMGSPMSENLIKAGYDVTGFTLEQDKLDRLAAAGGTAAGSIAEAVRDADVVVTMVPASPQVEAIAYGPDGILENSKSGALLIDMSSITPQTSVDLAKAAKDKGIRVLDAPVSGGEAGAIEAVLSIMVGGEQADFDTAKPIFETLGKTIVLCGPHGSGQTVKAANQLIVAVNIQACAEAVVFLEKSGVDLTAALDVLNGGLAGSTVLTRKKDNFLNRDFKPGFRIDLHHKDMGIVTDAARNVGAALPVGAVVAQLVASLRAQGDGDLDHSALLRAVERLSGAQL
- a CDS encoding catalase — encoded protein: MSKRVLTARTLTTESGAPVADNQNSASAGIGGPLLLQDQHLLEKLARFNRERIPERVVHARGSGAYGYFEVTDDVTGFTHADFLNTVGKRTEVFLRFSTVADNLGGADAVRDPRGFAVKFYTAEGNYDLVGNNTPVFFIKDPIKFPDFIHSQKRDPFTGRQEPDNVWDFWAHAPEATHQVTWLMGDRGIPASYRHMNGYGSHTYQWTNADGEVFFVKYHFKTNQGIRCLSSEQAAEIAGKDPNSHQTDLLQAIERGVNPSWTLHVQVMPAAEAADYRFNPFDLTKVWPHKDYPLQRVGRLVLDRNPDNVFAEVEQAAFSPNNFVPGIGPSPDKMLQGRLFAYADAHRYRLGVNHTQLAVNAPKATVASNYGRDGFMASNSQGRHAKNYEPNSYDGPAQTGRPLSAPLAVNGHTGTHEAPLHTKDDDFFQAGELYRLMSEEEKSRLVANIAGGLSQVSRDDVIEKNLAHFHAADPEYGKRVEEAVHALRED
- a CDS encoding MCE family protein; the protein is MITRTVKAQLLAFATVTAVGVSYVGAEYTGLVDSLLGRGYTVRADFPDSGGIFKGAEVTYRGVPVGRVGALKLTGASGVSVSLDIEDGAPRIPADTLAVVANRSAVGEQYVDLQPRAAGGPYLLQGSTIPRDRTRVPLPTTDLVLSLDRLVNSVGKDDLRVTVDELGKAFSGTGPHLSRLVDSGNALVESASESLPETISLIEDSRKVLKTQADQGSSIKAFSHDLALLTAELKSSDGDLRKLIGNATPAAVELNSLLKSVEPRLSVLLANLISGGQVTLARLPGVEQALVTFPVVVAGSHTVVPGDGTTHFGLVVNADDPPPCTQGYGTARRNPADTSTREANTDARCTAPRGSATSVRGAQNAPGASARGGADQAAYVTPYDPETGTLTGPDGTPVEIGSTGGQQTVFGKESWQWLLVGPMA
- a CDS encoding TIM barrel protein, which encodes MGFAEQRFNVNLSILFTELPLLERPAAAAAAGFTAVELWWPWVDSPIPEQSELDALKRAIEDAGVQLTGLNFYAGQLPGPDRGALSIPGEESEKFRANIDVAANFAQSLGCKALNALYGNRVDGVDPAEQDALALENLVLAARAADRIGAILLIEALNQPESPLYPLVSAPAAVGTVDKVNDATGLGNARFLMDLYHLSMNGEDLPQVIEQFAARTGHVQIADNPGRGAPGTGSLPLEDLLDQLKKAGYDGWVGLEYKPGDRPSAEAFGWLPVEQRAAR